A genome region from Mastacembelus armatus chromosome 8, fMasArm1.2, whole genome shotgun sequence includes the following:
- the fmc1 gene encoding protein FMC1 homolog, with the protein MAALPSPLRVCRGILKELRLLHGPGYNQSLAYTYVMDQFRKNKVTGERYCRAQQEAHHASHSYLCLLESTRSHLVLHNLYHSKGERNPEQVANLVGLRLPTQPGGKGWDK; encoded by the exons atGGCGGCGCTGCCTTCACCGCTGCGGGTTTGTCGGGGGATACTGAAGGAACTACGGCTCCTCCATGGCCCCGGGTACAACCAGTCACTGGCCTACACGTATGTCATGGACCAGTTTCGGAAAAATAAG GTAACTGGGGAGAGGTACTGCCGTGCCCAGCAGGAGGCGCACCATGCCTCACACTCATACCTGTGCTTGCTGGAATCTACCAGGAGCCACCTGGTCCTGCACAACCTTTACCACAGCAAGGGAGAGCGTAACCCAGAACAAGTGGCCAACCTAGTGGGGCTCAGGCTGCCCACTCAGCCCGGAGGTAAAGGCTGGGATAAGTGA
- the LOC113141436 gene encoding heme-binding protein 1 isoform X2, which translates to MFGMIKNSLFGNTEETEYTLLSSETKNGVSFEVRRYDSAKYATVTSEGRTFDQVSGELVRKLLMYIGGSNEQGEAMGTAAPIIITVYPRNDGVMSRRLAVAIKIPSIYQQNPPAPTDSTIRIEERPGMTVYALQFGGFAGESEYRAEASRLTRVLGETAPFQRKQYFCCSYDPPLKPYGRRNEVWFLQEEP; encoded by the exons ATGTTTGGCATGATCAAGAATTCGCTCTTCGGAAACACCGAAGAGACGGAATATACTCTGCTCAGCAGCGAGACCAAG AATGGCGTTAGCTTTGAGGTGCGGCGGTACGACTCTGCCAAATACGCCACAGTGACCTCTGAGGGACGAACCTTTGACCAAGTGTCGGGGGAGCTGGTGAGGAAGCTGCTCATGTACATCGGTGGGAGCAACGAACAAG GTGAGGCCATGGGAACAGCAGCACCCATCATTATCACTGTCTACCCAAGGAACGACGGCGTCATGTCTCGCCGTTTGGCGGTCGCCATCAAAATCCCCTCCATCTACCAGCAAAACCCCCCGGCTCCGACCGACAGCACCATCAGGATTGAGGAGCGGCCCGGCATGACGGTCTACGCCCT GCAGTTTGGAGGCTTCGCAGGGGAGAGTGAGTACCGAGCAGAGGCCTCGCGTTTGACACGCGTCCTGGGCGAGACGGCTCCATTTCAGCGCAAACAGTATTTCTGCTGTAGCTACGACCCCCCACTCAAGCCTTACGGACGCCGCAACGAGGTGTGGTTTCTACAGGAGGAGCCGTAG
- the LOC113141436 gene encoding heme-binding protein 1 isoform X1 produces the protein MSELNLAPTLIPKEENSCVCVCVCVCVCVCVCVCVCVCVCGRSTKPPPDLPVQNGVSFEVRRYDSAKYATVTSEGRTFDQVSGELVRKLLMYIGGSNEQGEAMGTAAPIIITVYPRNDGVMSRRLAVAIKIPSIYQQNPPAPTDSTIRIEERPGMTVYALQFGGFAGESEYRAEASRLTRVLGETAPFQRKQYFCCSYDPPLKPYGRRNEVWFLQEEP, from the exons ATGTCTGAGCTTAACCTCGCTCCTACACTCATCCCCAAGGAAgagaacagctgtgtgtgtgtgtgtgtgtgtgtgtgtgtgtgtgtgtgtgtgtgtgtgtgtgtgtgtgtgtgtgtgtgtggtcggTCTACTAAGCCACCCCCTGATCTCCCCGTCCAGAATGGCGTTAGCTTTGAGGTGCGGCGGTACGACTCTGCCAAATACGCCACAGTGACCTCTGAGGGACGAACCTTTGACCAAGTGTCGGGGGAGCTGGTGAGGAAGCTGCTCATGTACATCGGTGGGAGCAACGAACAAG GTGAGGCCATGGGAACAGCAGCACCCATCATTATCACTGTCTACCCAAGGAACGACGGCGTCATGTCTCGCCGTTTGGCGGTCGCCATCAAAATCCCCTCCATCTACCAGCAAAACCCCCCGGCTCCGACCGACAGCACCATCAGGATTGAGGAGCGGCCCGGCATGACGGTCTACGCCCT GCAGTTTGGAGGCTTCGCAGGGGAGAGTGAGTACCGAGCAGAGGCCTCGCGTTTGACACGCGTCCTGGGCGAGACGGCTCCATTTCAGCGCAAACAGTATTTCTGCTGTAGCTACGACCCCCCACTCAAGCCTTACGGACGCCGCAACGAGGTGTGGTTTCTACAGGAGGAGCCGTAG
- the wbp2nl gene encoding postacrosomal sheath WW domain-binding protein yields the protein MALNRNHSQNGGVLINNGESVLRECKNVELSFSDVTCKTDLLKGTKKGTVYLTPYRLVFVSSNTKDCLGSAMFPYYLMKGCSIEQPVFAANYIKGTVSAEPGGGWEGQAHFKMSFPSGGAIELGQHLFKLATNASRAAPAQNGAASYGYPSPGVMNGYGPPPPAPPSYPYPAPPQQNGFYQGPPPAAGSMGYPYPAATAGMYPSGFDYMAPPPPYPGPPMNWTAPPQNWTAPPAPPGNAKAAEAAGSAYYNPSNPHNVYMPMERPPPYAPTSDSPDKKNN from the exons ATGGCTTTAAATCGGAATCATTCGCAAAACGGCGGCGTGTTGATAAACAACGgagagag TGTTTTAAGGGAGTGCAAGAACGTGGAGCTGTCGTTCAGCGATGTCACCTGCAAGACAGACCTGCTGAAGGGGACCAAGAAGGGCACGGTTTACCTGACACCATACAGg CTGGTGTTTGTGTCCAGTAATACCAAGGACTGTCTGGGTTCAGCCATGTTCCCCTATTATCTAATGAAGGGCTGCAGCATTGAGCAACCAGTCTTTGCAGCCAACTACATCAAAGGAACAGTTTCAGCTGAGCCTGGTG GTGGCTGGGAGGGCCAGGCCCATTTCAAAATGTCATTCCCAAGTGGAGGGGCCATAGAACTGGGACAGCATCTCTTCAAACTTGCCACAAATG CGTCTCGTGCGGCTCCTGCTCAGAACGGTGCGGCCTCTTACGGCTATCCTTCACCTGGAGTGATGAATGGCTACGGcccacctccacctgctcctcctAGCTATCCTTACCCAGCACCTCCCCAGCAGAATGGATTCTACCAGGGCCCTCCCCCTGCTGCTGGCAGCATGGGCTACCCCTATCCAGCAGCCACTGCAG GAATGTACCCGTCTGGCTTTGACTACATGGCCCCACCTCCCCCGTACCCCGGGCCACCCATGAATTGGACCGCACCCCCccagaactggacagcaccacCAGCACCTCCAG GTAACGCCAAGGCAGCTGAAGCAGCAGGCAGTGCATATTACAATCCCAGCAACCCACACAATGTCTACATGCCTATG GAGCGGCCTCCACCATATGCACCAACCTCAGACTCTCCtgacaagaaaaacaactga
- the LOC113140984 gene encoding zona pellucida sperm-binding protein 4-like, which produces MAQQRCWCFSHAQVEETPERKLQLVQPTVTCSARRLKAVFGSLVQSNVRVEDMSGAKIPVPQSEGPCGLRTGRDKDQRLSVVSRYDSCYAQIEDRKVVLPLQVQLMGVDQWFRVNVSCPLVKRSNARTRLSPTPAPGPCDTERALRVDCGHQNVSQEVCSKLGCCYDDRDQTCYYRMNACSLDGHFVFSVKATDTDPPVDPRGLMVKDQPQCSPVVTTPDTAVFKIGVTDCGAKMKVDKDMIIYEIDVEELLARGRSPFSLLVQCEYDLKHEVNLPALYAVTNPPPVTAMGTIHVQMRIATDASFTSFFTEDQLPLTLPLRKAAYVEVSIAQPSPDPTLSLRVQDCFAFPASRHSVWTLLYDGCSNPLDNMRSSVPVGAQGISSHSQVKRFDVKTFAFLDPVTGHPSVEEMFFYCWVEICTDDADCAQPCGFVSSERRRRRRAVTSQLSQVELVMLGPLLLLGQNRTELEDDPCVKLNTIFQATVYVLCGVGAALLLILLLTAWSYITKCQRPQVQQDNSEQCQ; this is translated from the exons ATGGCTCAGCAGCGCTGTTGGTGTTTCTCACACGCACAGGTGGAAGAAACACCTGAGCGGAAGTTACAGCTCGTGCAGCCGACAGTCACCTGCTCCGCCCGGAGACTGAAGGCTGTGTTCGGCTCGCTAGTCCAAAGTAATGTTCGCGTTGAAG atATGTCAGGGGCCAAAATCCCAGTGCCTCAGTCTGAGGGGCCCTGTGGGCTGAGGACGGGCAGAGACAAGGATCAGAGGCTCTCAGTCGTCAGCAGATATGACAGCTGCTATGCTCAGATTGAG GACAGAAAAGTGGTCCTTCCTCTGCAGGTGCAGCTGATGGGAGTGGATCAGTGGTTCAGGGTGAACGTCAGCTGTCCCCTGGTAAAGAGGTCCAACGCGAGGACCCGCCTCAGTCCAACAC CAGCACCTGGACCCTGTGACACAGAACGAGCCCTGCGGGTGGACTGTGGCCATCAAAACGTTTCTCAGGAGGTCTGTTCCAAACTGGGATGCTGTTATGACGATCGAGATCAAACCTGCTACTACAGAATGAACG CCTGCTCTCTGGACGGACACTTTGTGTTCTCAGTAAAAGCTACAGACACAGACCCGCCCGTCGACCCCAGAGGCCTCATGGTCAAAGACCAGCCACAGTGTTCGCCTGTGGTCACCACCCCAGACACCGCGGTCTTTAAGATTGGAGTCACGGACTGTGGGGCAAAGATGAAG GTGGACAAAGACATGATCATCTATGAGAtcgatgtggaggagctgcTTGCCAGAGGACGTTCTCCATTTAG TCTCCTGGTCCAGTGTGAATATGATCTGAAGCATGAAGTCAACCTGCCGGCCTTGTATGCCGTCACCAACCCCCCACCTGTGACTGCAATGGGAACCATCCATGTGCAGATGAGAATAGCCACAG ACGCATCGTTCACGTCCTTCTTCACGGAGGATCAGCTTCCGCTGACGTTGCCCCTGCGTAAAGCTGCATATGTGGAGGTTTCCATCGCTCAGCCTTCCCCAGACCCGACCCTTTCCCTGCGTGTTCAGGACTGCTTTGCCTTCCCAGCGTCCAGGCACTCTGTGTGGACCCTCCTCTATGACGG ATGCTCCAACCCTCTGGATAACATGAGAAGCTCTGTTCCTGTGGGCGCCCAGGGGATCAGCTCCCACTCCCAAGTTAAGAGGTTTGATGTCAAGACCTTTGCCTTCTTGGACCCTGTCACAGGCCACCCAAGTGTGGAGGAA atgttcttCTACTGCTGGGTGGAAATCTGCACCGACGACGCCGACTGTGCCCAGCCCTGTGGCTTCGTTT CTTCTGAGAGAAGGAGACGGAGACGAGCGGTCACGTCGCAGCTCAGCCAGGTGGAGCTGGTGATGTTGgggcctctgctgctgctgggacagAACCGCACCGAACTGGAGGACGACCCGTGTGTGAAACTGAACACAA TCTTTCAGGCGACGGTGTATGTCCTCTGTGGCGTTGGTGCTGCCCTGCTCCTGATCCTGCTGTTGACGGCGTGGTCGTACATCACAAAGTGTCAGAGGCCACAAGTGCAGCAAGATAACAGCGAACAATGTCAATAA
- the rrp7a gene encoding ribosomal RNA-processing protein 7 homolog A isoform X2 has translation MASSKKSHARAQPCVLPGGFTVLALQFSPDSAAQHQLFVKEHRVRAETSSHRPQDRTLFVLNVPPYCPEAVVKDLFSQFGSVQSVELRDHPGSSKESGPRLSKFFRQAEKQGFKVGYVVFQDSSSVTAAKSHPHNVPLVVCTEQRPVRTGVQKWIQQYTDSFIRPENLQKIVDSFMEDYDKRKEEEAERQRKEAEQQQEDEEGWVKVTRGHKGTKARPHTEAANQRTLQKEMRKKKRKELMNFYTWQHRNTQKEHIAELRKKFEEDKQRIALLRAQRKFRPY, from the exons ATGGCGTCCTCCAAGAAGAGCCATGCCCGTGCCCAGCCGTGTGTCCTACCTGGAGGGTTTACAG tcctGGCCCTACAGTTCAGCCCAGACTCCGCAGCGCAGCACCAGCTGTTTGTGAAGGAGCACAGAGTCCGCGCAGAGACCAGCTCACACAGACCGCAGGACCGGACTCTGTTTGTCCTCAACGTCCCGCCGTACTGCCCAGAG gCTGTTGTCAAAGACCTGTTCTCGCAGTTTGGCAGTGTTCAGTCTGTGGAGCTCAGAGACCACCCGGGCTCCTCTAAGGAGTCTGGACCCAGACTGTCCAAGTTCTTCAGACAGGCTGAAAAACAG GGTTTCAAAGTTGGCTACGTAGTTTTTCAAGACTCATCCAGTGTAACAGCAGCTAAATCTCACCCACACAATGTGCCGCTGGTGGTCTGCACGGAGCAGCGTCCAGTGAGGACAGGGGTCCAGA AATGGATCCAGCAGTACACGGACTCCTTCATTAGGCCAGAAAACCTTCAAAAAATAGTGGACTCCTTTATGGAGGACTATGacaagaggaaagaagag GAAGCCGAGCGGCAGAGGAAGgaggctgagcagcagcaggaggatgaggagggctGGGTCAAAGTCACAAGAGGACATAAGGGCACCAAGGCCCGCCCCCACACCGAGGCGGCCAACCAGAGGACTCTACAGAAGgagatgaggaagaagaagaggaaggagctCATGAACTTCTACACCTGgcagcacaggaacacacagaAAGAAC acaTCGCTGAGCTAAGGAAAAAGTTTGAGGAGGATAAACAGAGAATAGCTCTGCTGAGGGCCCAGAGGAAGTTCAGACCTTAT TGA
- the rrp7a gene encoding ribosomal RNA-processing protein 7 homolog A isoform X1 translates to MASSKKSHARAQPCVLPGGFTVLALQFSPDSAAQHQLFVKEHRVRAETSSHRPQDRTLFVLNVPPYCPEAVVKDLFSQFGSVQSVELRDHPGSSKESGPRLSKFFRQAEKQGFKVGYVVFQDSSSVTAAKSHPHNVPLVVCTEQRPVRTGVQKWIQQYTDSFIRPENLQKIVDSFMEDYDKRKEEEAERQRKEAEQQQEDEEGWVKVTRGHKGTKARPHTEAANQRTLQKEMRKKKRKELMNFYTWQHRNTQKEHIAELRKKFEEDKQRIALLRAQRKFRPY, encoded by the exons ATGGCGTCCTCCAAGAAGAGCCATGCCCGTGCCCAGCCGTGTGTCCTACCTGGAGGGTTTACAG tcctGGCCCTACAGTTCAGCCCAGACTCCGCAGCGCAGCACCAGCTGTTTGTGAAGGAGCACAGAGTCCGCGCAGAGACCAGCTCACACAGACCGCAGGACCGGACTCTGTTTGTCCTCAACGTCCCGCCGTACTGCCCAGAG gCTGTTGTCAAAGACCTGTTCTCGCAGTTTGGCAGTGTTCAGTCTGTGGAGCTCAGAGACCACCCGGGCTCCTCTAAGGAGTCTGGACCCAGACTGTCCAAGTTCTTCAGACAGGCTGAAAAACAG GGTTTCAAAGTTGGCTACGTAGTTTTTCAAGACTCATCCAGTGTAACAGCAGCTAAATCTCACCCACACAATGTGCCGCTGGTGGTCTGCACGGAGCAGCGTCCAGTGAGGACAGGGGTCCAGA AATGGATCCAGCAGTACACGGACTCCTTCATTAGGCCAGAAAACCTTCAAAAAATAGTGGACTCCTTTATGGAGGACTATGacaagaggaaagaagag GAAGCCGAGCGGCAGAGGAAGgaggctgagcagcagcaggaggatgaggagggctGGGTCAAAGTCACAAGAGGACATAAGGGCACCAAGGCCCGCCCCCACACCGAGGCGGCCAACCAGAGGACTCTACAGAAGgagatgaggaagaagaagaggaaggagctCATGAACTTCTACACCTGgcagcacaggaacacacagaAAGAAC acaTCGCTGAGCTAAGGAAAAAGTTTGAGGAGGATAAACAGAGAATAGCTCTGCTGAGGGCCCAGAGGAAGTTCAGACCTTATTGA
- the poldip3 gene encoding polymerase delta-interacting protein 3 yields MADVSLDEVIRQRGINLKAPAKRPTFGRGAGGVGKSFDARQKIGVNDVRQRLGGGTGFQVKDAREKLVQKDARFKIRGRGGAGAGGLQDARQMINSRKQGQNQPGAPAQSTQKTAVTHQLQSQGSLVTQIQVQTSNTPGGVNTRQFAPNVQGLSSRGGTTPQLSNNKRMVDARERLSLKRSIGGTQTQAAAAAPPLKITKTIQQRPVGMSAGIRAATQPESNEYDSTLSKQIKITTANNMLQSRSGQVGAAFSMSAPITKVVRNDAYTAPRPPVPVAPTRPSTNMAAARSSAAALQPVSRTLQQSTPETSTTAPTPPQPAFSPLEGTKITVNNLHPRVTEEDIVELFCVCGALKRARLVRVGVAEVVFVRKDDAVSAYRKYNNRCLDGQPMKCNLHIQGNVITSDQPILLRLSDSPGSGSSTKKEGLPPSLSRSSGQRASSQPTPEVDPQTILKALFKSTAQSASTTEPPSSQATAFRIKI; encoded by the exons ATGGCAGACGTCTCTCTGGATGAAGTTATACGACAGCGCGGTATTAACCTCAAGGCTCCAGCTAAACG gcCCACGTTTGGACGGGGTGCAGGAGGGGTTGGCAAGAGTTTTGATGCCCGGCAGAAAATTGGGGTTAATGATGTCAGACAGCGGCTTGGAGGAGGAACAG GCTTTCAGGTGAAAGACGCCAGAGAAAAACTGGTTCAGAAGGATGCTCGGTTTAAAATCCGTGGCCggggaggagcaggagcaggaggatTGCAGGATGCTCGTCAGATGATCAACTCACGCAAACAAGGGCAGAATCAGCCTGGTGCTCCAGCGCAGAGCACACAAAAGACAGCTGTAACACACCAACTACAGAGCCAAGGCTCACTTGTGACACAGATACAGGTACAGACCAGTAACACTCCTGGCGGTGTAAACACAAGGCAGTTTGCCCCTAATGTACAAGGATTGAGTTCGAGGGGCGGCACAACACCACAGCTCAGCAATAACAAGAGAATGGTGGATGCTCGTGAAAGGTTGAGCCTCAAAAGGAGCATTGGagggacacagacacaggcagctgctgctgcaccaccCCTGAAAATAACCAAGACCATCCAG CAGCGTCCAGTGGGGATGTCAGCTGGCATACGTGCTGCGACACAg CCTGAATCAAATGAGTATGATAGCACCCTCAGTAAACAAATAAAGATCACTACTGCCAACAATATGCTACAGTCACGG TCTGGTCAGGTGGGTGCAGCATTCTCCATGTCAGCCCCAATCACTAAGGTGGTTAGAAATGATGCTTATACAGCCCCACGTCCTCCAGTCCCTGTGGCTCCCACTCGGCCCAGCACCAACATGGCTGCCGCCCGCTCCTCAGCTGCAGCCTTACAGCCCGTGTCCAGGACCCTGCAGCAAAGCACACCAGAAACCAGCACAACGGCTCCAACTCCTCCTCAG CCTGCTTTCAGTCCTTTGGAGGGCACTAAAATAACAGTGAACAACCTGCATCCCCGGGTCACCGAGGAAGACATAGTG GAGTTGTTCTGTGTGTGCGGTGCCTTGAAGCGAGCACGGCTGGTTAGGGTGGGTGTGGCTGAAGTGGTGTTTGTCCGTAAAGATGACGCTGTCAGCGCATACAGGAAGTACAACAACCGCTGCCTGGACG GCCAACCCATGAAGTGTAACCTTCATATTCAGGGAAATGTCATCACTTCTGATCAGCCCATTCTGTT GAGGCTCAGTGACAGTCCAGGTTCAGGCAGCAGTACAAAGAAAGAAGGTCTGCCCCCGTCTTTGTCTCGCTCCTCCGGACAGCGAGCCTCATCTCAGCCCACTCCTGAGGTGGACCCCCAGACCATCCTCAAAGCTCTGTTCAAGTCCACTGCACAGTCCGCCTCCACCACCGAGCCCCCCAGCTCACAGGCCACTGCTTTTCGCATTAAGATATAA